The following DNA comes from Halobacteriovorax sp. HLS.
TTTCGATAGTAATTCAGACGACTTATAGGATTGATTAACTACCCTATTAATGCTAAATTCCACCATCAAATGAGGGATAGAATGAGCAAGACAATAGACGATATTGAGTCAGTTGATACACATGAAACATATCTAGACGAGCTAGAATTAAAGTACACTCAAAGTGAACTTGATACAGCTTTAAACTTTTTAGATATGATGGTTAATCATAGTGAGCAACTAGTTCATCTTAGTGAGCAAGATAGAGTTAAATTACTTACCCTATCGGGAAGACTATCAAGACCAGATCGCAAAGAAATTAAGAAACGCCAAAAAGATGTTAAAAGAATCCGTAAAAAGAAAAAAGCTCTAGACGATAGAAATGCAAGGGCCAACACAGGAATAAGATCGGCCAGAGAAGACGCTATCTTTGTTGCACCAAAGATGATTGGTATCGACCAAAAGCTACTCAATGAAAAAACTGCAGAGTTAAACTCGCCTAGAAACTGCTATGTCTGCAAGAGTGAATTTACTAAACTCCATCACTTTTACGATACAATGTGTACCTCATGCGGAGACTTAAACTACTTTAAAAGACATCAGAGGACTGATCTAACTGGTCAGGTTGCACTTATAACAGGTTCAAGATTAAAAATTGGGTACCACTCAACCCTTATGATGCTGCGATCAGGAGCTACGGTAATAGCTACCACAAGATTTCCTGTCGATTCTGCCATTCGCTATGCTAAAGAGGAAGACTTCAGCGATTGGGGGCATAGATTACATATTCATGGACTAGATCTAAGACATACACCTTCCGTTGAGCTTTTCTGCAATTATATAGAATCAACGTATGATCGTTTAGATATTCTTATTAATAATGCGGCCCAAACAGTAAGAAGACCTCCTGGATTTTATGAACATATGATGGAGAATGAGCAAAAGGCCATCAGCTCATTTTCAAGCCCTGTCAGACAACTATTAGAAAGACATGAAGGTTGCCTCATTGCACTGGGAGGCTCAGGAAATACTCAACTAGTGGGTACTTCAGATACAGAGGCCCTTCCAGTTTCATGGCATAAACAAAATGGTCCAGGACTTGGAATTAGAGAGTCTGCTAAACTATCACAAATTCCTTATACCATAGACGACTCACTAGTTACTCAGGAGATCTTCCCAAAAGGTGAACTTGATGTTGATTTACAACAAGTTGATCTTAGAAAGACTAATAGCTGGCGTTTGAAATTAGGAGAAATAAATACTCCTGAAATGGTTGAAGTTCAGCTTGTTAATGCAATTGCTCCATTTGTTCTTTGTAACAAACTGGCGCCAATGATGAAAAGAGACAATACTGGTAAGAAGCATATTGTAAATGTAACGGCCATGGAAGGAAAGTTTCATCGCTTTAAAAAGGAAGCAAGGCACCCTCATACAAATATGGCAAAAGCGGCCCTAAATATGCTTACTCATACTTCCGCTGGAGATTTTGCAAAATATGGTATCTATATGAATGCAGTCGATACTGGGTGGGTAACTGATGAAGATCCAGTCGAACTAGCGAAGAGAAAAGAAAATCTTCACGACTTTCAGCCCCCACTAGATATTGTCGATGGCGCGGCAAGAGTTTGTGATCCATTTATTGATGGTATAAATACAGGCAAACATTGGTGCGGTAAATTTTTAAAAGACTACTTCCCTATTGACTGGTAAA
Coding sequences within:
- a CDS encoding SDR family oxidoreductase, producing MSKTIDDIESVDTHETYLDELELKYTQSELDTALNFLDMMVNHSEQLVHLSEQDRVKLLTLSGRLSRPDRKEIKKRQKDVKRIRKKKKALDDRNARANTGIRSAREDAIFVAPKMIGIDQKLLNEKTAELNSPRNCYVCKSEFTKLHHFYDTMCTSCGDLNYFKRHQRTDLTGQVALITGSRLKIGYHSTLMMLRSGATVIATTRFPVDSAIRYAKEEDFSDWGHRLHIHGLDLRHTPSVELFCNYIESTYDRLDILINNAAQTVRRPPGFYEHMMENEQKAISSFSSPVRQLLERHEGCLIALGGSGNTQLVGTSDTEALPVSWHKQNGPGLGIRESAKLSQIPYTIDDSLVTQEIFPKGELDVDLQQVDLRKTNSWRLKLGEINTPEMVEVQLVNAIAPFVLCNKLAPMMKRDNTGKKHIVNVTAMEGKFHRFKKEARHPHTNMAKAALNMLTHTSAGDFAKYGIYMNAVDTGWVTDEDPVELAKRKENLHDFQPPLDIVDGAARVCDPFIDGINTGKHWCGKFLKDYFPIDW